A region of Kribbella sp. NBC_01245 DNA encodes the following proteins:
- a CDS encoding SMI1/KNR4 family protein, whose translation MTAIDEWTRSMRDSLLELERVFEPRFGYPFDPANNFVSEPGSTVDLHGRLPDALVDFYSTVGEVSLPDVHNGYFIHPVQAVLDADETLPARVEDGVGKEVVTFGSDGGGGLFCVAVPDGAVYYLPTGRVDDGVFYGGGDKPSVVATDFAGFLARLLAVVREFAATGSTAGIS comes from the coding sequence ATGACGGCGATCGATGAATGGACGCGGAGCATGCGCGATTCGCTTCTCGAACTGGAGCGGGTGTTCGAGCCTCGCTTCGGGTATCCGTTCGACCCGGCGAACAACTTCGTAAGCGAGCCTGGATCGACCGTTGATCTTCACGGCCGGCTGCCGGACGCCCTTGTTGACTTCTACTCGACCGTGGGCGAGGTGTCCCTTCCGGATGTCCATAACGGCTACTTCATTCACCCTGTCCAAGCGGTCCTGGATGCCGACGAGACACTTCCTGCTCGCGTCGAGGACGGCGTCGGCAAGGAGGTGGTGACCTTTGGGTCTGATGGCGGCGGAGGCTTGTTCTGTGTGGCAGTCCCGGACGGCGCCGTTTACTACCTTCCGACCGGGCGAGTGGACGATGGGGTGTTCTATGGCGGAGGGGACAAACCCAGTGTCGTCGCCACAGACTTTGCGGGCTTCTTGGCGCGGCTCTTGGCGGTAGTGCGCGAGTTTGCCGCCACTGGCAGTACGGCCGGCATCAGCTGA
- a CDS encoding DUF2087 domain-containing protein has translation MRSVNLAGLLAEPERLRTFAAIVLGATQPEQIATDAGLSVGTVRTAVRRLQVGGLVTTGPGGFEPVADAFKDATRADRPEREPLDDDPATDALLQACIRDGRITTMPTFPAKQKVVIGYLARLFEPDRDYPESEVNEILHAWYDDHAQLRRFLVDWGFLTRANSTYRKV, from the coding sequence ATGCGATCCGTGAATCTCGCCGGCCTACTGGCCGAACCGGAAAGACTGCGCACCTTCGCCGCCATCGTGCTCGGCGCCACCCAGCCCGAGCAGATCGCCACCGACGCCGGCTTGTCCGTCGGCACCGTGCGCACGGCCGTACGACGCCTCCAGGTCGGCGGTCTCGTCACCACCGGCCCGGGCGGATTCGAGCCGGTCGCCGACGCGTTCAAGGACGCCACTCGCGCCGATCGCCCGGAGCGCGAGCCCCTCGACGACGACCCGGCGACCGACGCGCTGCTGCAGGCCTGTATCCGCGACGGCCGGATCACCACGATGCCGACGTTCCCCGCCAAGCAGAAGGTCGTGATCGGGTATCTCGCCAGGCTGTTCGAGCCGGACCGCGACTACCCCGAGTCGGAGGTCAACGAGATCCTGCACGCGTGGTACGACGACCACGCGCAGCTGCGCCGATTCCTGGTCGACTGGGGCTTCCTCACCCGCGCCAACTCGACGTACCGCAAGGTTTGA
- a CDS encoding SigE family RNA polymerase sigma factor, whose amino-acid sequence MGRPDWESEYVDFFVARAPALRRTAYLMCGDWQIAEDLVQTTFVRLYVHWRRVRQETVDAYARRILTNLFLSRRRTAHRELVTAEPPDRHDPAPEFGGWLELADALSGLTDRQRAIVALRYVDDLPVAEVAELLGIAEGTVKSHPNRALQALRSALETQLERPTR is encoded by the coding sequence ATGGGCCGACCGGACTGGGAGTCCGAGTACGTCGACTTCTTCGTGGCACGGGCCCCGGCGCTGCGCCGAACGGCCTACCTGATGTGCGGTGACTGGCAGATCGCGGAGGACCTGGTCCAGACCACCTTCGTGCGGCTCTACGTGCATTGGCGCCGCGTCCGCCAGGAGACGGTCGATGCGTACGCGCGCCGGATCCTCACCAACTTGTTCCTCTCGCGACGGCGTACGGCGCATCGCGAGCTGGTGACGGCCGAACCGCCTGACCGGCACGACCCCGCGCCGGAGTTCGGCGGCTGGCTCGAACTGGCCGACGCGCTTTCCGGCCTGACCGACCGCCAGCGCGCGATCGTGGCCCTGCGGTACGTCGACGACCTGCCGGTGGCGGAAGTCGCCGAGTTGCTGGGGATCGCCGAAGGCACCGTGAAGAGCCACCCGAACCGTGCGCTGCAGGCATTACGGTCGGCGCTGGAGACGCAGCTCGAAAGGCCGACGCGATGA
- a CDS encoding bifunctional acetate--CoA ligase family protein/GNAT family N-acetyltransferase, with protein sequence MTGVERVDYPGVLEADVVLRDGSTAHLRPITADDAELLVAFYARVSEQSKYYRFFAPYPELSSRDVARFTQVDYEGRLALIVTVGNEMIGVGRYERTDPHTAEVAFLIEDAHQGRGLGQLLLEHLAQAAREQGITKFTAEVLPDNRKMITVFTEAGYKVAREFEDGVIVVEFDIAPTDTSFGVMQSREQRSEAKSIERLMTPSSVAVIGASRREGTIGNALLRNLRDGGFTGKLYAVNAAGGEVEGVQAYPAIRDIDGSIDLAVVAVPAESVVDVVLDCAAKGVRGLVVVSSGFAEVGEEGRRRQRRLVGLARSYGMRVIGPNCLGLINTDPAISLNATLSPLMPDRGRVAFFCQSGALGVAILADVVARGIGLSSFVSAGNRADVSGNDLMQYWYSDEATEVVLLYLESLGNPRKFSRVARRLAGRKPVIALRSGRATQGVPLGHTVRRSQLPPATSDALLRQSGLIGVDTTGEMFDVAQLLAHQPLPRGRNVAIVSNSDALTLLAMDAAAMHGLEIVGDPMTLGANASADDFGTVLGEVFADDRVHSVVVIFAPPIHTTGEEVARVLATAAADSDKPVVSSFMASRSVPDLLRVPDEHGGAARGSIPSYSSPQYAVGALAKATGYGEWRLRADSDIPDLPDIDTAGAEAFVAEYLQRNPQGADLDPDERQHLLSFYDVSVLPSYPVLSADEAVARAADLGWEVILKATAEQWRMRPDLADIWRHIHDEGDMREAWGEMTSTFGVASDPGRAQFVVQKMVPPGVPVVIDAIEDVSYGPVVSFGLSGVATDLLGDRSYRMPPLTLADAAEMVREVRAAPMLFGYRGTDPVDIASIEALLHRVGRLALDLEEVVRIELRSVLVGPDGATVLDTAIRIAPNEKPRQDTPVRRLG encoded by the coding sequence GTGACTGGGGTGGAGCGGGTGGACTATCCGGGAGTGCTGGAGGCGGACGTCGTGCTCCGGGACGGCTCGACTGCGCATTTGCGGCCGATTACGGCCGATGACGCGGAGTTGCTGGTGGCGTTTTACGCCCGCGTTTCGGAGCAGTCGAAGTACTACCGGTTCTTCGCGCCGTACCCGGAGTTGTCCAGCCGGGATGTGGCGAGGTTCACGCAGGTGGACTACGAGGGGCGGCTCGCGCTGATCGTCACCGTCGGGAACGAGATGATCGGCGTCGGGCGTTACGAGCGGACCGACCCGCATACGGCCGAGGTGGCGTTCCTGATCGAGGACGCGCATCAGGGCCGGGGCCTCGGGCAACTGTTGCTCGAGCACCTCGCGCAGGCGGCCCGCGAGCAGGGCATCACGAAGTTCACCGCCGAGGTGCTGCCGGACAACCGCAAGATGATCACCGTCTTCACCGAAGCCGGGTACAAGGTCGCGCGCGAGTTCGAGGACGGCGTGATCGTGGTCGAGTTCGATATTGCGCCCACCGATACGTCGTTCGGCGTGATGCAGTCGCGCGAGCAGCGGTCCGAGGCGAAGTCGATCGAGCGCCTGATGACCCCGTCGAGCGTGGCCGTGATCGGCGCCAGTCGCCGTGAGGGCACGATCGGCAACGCCCTGTTGCGCAATCTCCGCGACGGCGGTTTCACCGGCAAGCTGTACGCCGTGAACGCCGCGGGTGGTGAGGTCGAAGGCGTGCAGGCGTATCCGGCCATCCGCGATATCGACGGTTCGATCGACCTCGCCGTGGTCGCCGTACCTGCTGAGTCCGTGGTCGACGTGGTGCTCGATTGCGCGGCCAAAGGCGTGCGCGGGCTGGTCGTCGTCTCAAGCGGGTTCGCCGAGGTCGGGGAGGAGGGCCGTCGCCGCCAGCGCCGCCTGGTCGGGCTGGCCCGGTCCTACGGCATGCGCGTCATCGGCCCCAACTGCCTCGGCCTGATCAACACCGACCCCGCGATCTCCCTCAATGCGACACTCTCGCCGTTGATGCCGGATCGCGGCCGCGTCGCCTTCTTCTGCCAATCGGGCGCACTCGGCGTCGCGATCCTGGCGGATGTGGTCGCGCGCGGTATCGGTCTGTCCAGTTTCGTCTCCGCGGGCAACCGGGCCGATGTCTCAGGCAACGACCTCATGCAGTACTGGTACTCCGACGAGGCCACCGAGGTCGTCCTGCTCTACCTGGAATCCCTCGGCAATCCGCGCAAATTCAGCCGCGTAGCCCGTCGCCTCGCGGGTCGCAAACCTGTCATCGCGCTGCGTTCCGGCCGCGCCACCCAGGGCGTACCGCTCGGGCATACCGTACGGCGCAGCCAGTTGCCCCCGGCAACCTCCGACGCCCTGCTACGTCAAAGCGGCCTGATCGGGGTCGACACGACTGGCGAGATGTTCGACGTGGCCCAGCTGCTCGCGCACCAGCCGTTGCCGCGCGGGCGGAACGTCGCGATCGTCAGCAATTCCGACGCGCTCACCCTGCTCGCGATGGACGCCGCCGCGATGCACGGCCTCGAGATCGTCGGCGACCCGATGACGCTCGGCGCCAACGCGTCCGCGGACGACTTCGGCACGGTTCTCGGCGAGGTCTTCGCCGATGACCGGGTCCACTCGGTGGTGGTGATCTTCGCGCCGCCGATCCACACCACGGGTGAGGAGGTGGCGCGCGTCCTCGCGACGGCCGCCGCCGATTCGGACAAGCCCGTCGTCTCGTCGTTCATGGCCTCGCGGAGTGTGCCCGATCTACTCCGTGTGCCCGACGAACACGGCGGCGCCGCGCGCGGGTCCATCCCGTCGTACTCCTCACCCCAGTACGCCGTGGGCGCCCTCGCGAAGGCGACGGGGTACGGCGAGTGGCGGTTGCGGGCCGACAGCGATATCCCGGACCTGCCTGACATCGACACGGCCGGCGCCGAGGCGTTCGTCGCCGAATACCTGCAACGCAATCCGCAAGGCGCCGACCTCGATCCGGATGAGCGGCAGCACCTGCTCAGCTTCTACGACGTCAGCGTCCTCCCGTCGTACCCGGTGTTGTCCGCGGACGAGGCCGTCGCGCGTGCCGCGGATCTCGGCTGGGAGGTCATCCTCAAGGCGACGGCCGAGCAATGGCGGATGCGGCCCGACCTCGCGGACATCTGGCGGCACATCCACGACGAGGGCGACATGCGCGAGGCGTGGGGCGAGATGACGTCGACCTTCGGCGTGGCGTCGGACCCGGGCCGCGCGCAATTCGTCGTACAGAAGATGGTGCCGCCGGGCGTGCCCGTCGTGATCGACGCGATCGAGGACGTGTCGTACGGGCCGGTCGTGTCGTTCGGCCTGTCGGGTGTCGCGACGGACCTCCTGGGCGACCGCTCGTACCGTATGCCGCCGCTGACCCTGGCCGACGCGGCCGAGATGGTCCGCGAGGTCCGGGCGGCGCCGATGCTGTTCGGCTACCGCGGTACGGATCCGGTCGACATCGCCTCGATCGAGGCCCTGCTGCACCGCGTCGGCCGACTCGCGCTCGACCTCGAGGAAGTCGTCCGGATCGAGCTGCGCTCAGTGCTCGTCGGCCCGGACGGCGCCACCGTGCTCGACACCGCCATCCGCATCGCGCCAAACGAAAAACCCCGCCAAGACACCCCCGTCCGCCGCCTCGGCTAA
- a CDS encoding AMP-binding protein yields the protein MSAELSTSETTRSFRAARDFLVAHREEYETAYREFRWPEFERFNWAKDWFDALAVEQPEVAALTIVEEDGAVRTLTYAEMAERSRRVAGWLSANGLKQGDRVLIVLGNVVPLWEIMLACIRLGAVMIPATTLLTDADLADRITRGEVRCVVTASADIDRYAGIADQCLRVAVGELDGSHAQADAAAGWLRYDETVEYADDVPDVDTAADDPMLLYFTSGTTSQPKLVEHSHVSYPVGHLSTMYWIGLQPGDIHLNVSSPGWAKHSWSNVFAPWNAGATVFIYNYTRFDAAKMLDVLATYGVTTFCAPPTVWRMLIQADLSAVDVAIRECISAGEPLNPEVIEQVRSAWDITIRDGFGQTETTAQIGNSPGQPVKPGSMGRPTPGYAIALIDPATDEIGDDGEICIELGPRPVALMRGYRDAPVLTDEVMRGGFYHTGDVASRDEDGYITYVGRADDVFKASDYRISPFELESVLIEHPAVAEAAVVPSPDPVRLAVPKAYVVLAGGYEPSRELAGEILAYCREHLAAYKRIRRIEFAELPKTISGKIRRVELRTSEAERTDRGEYSYDEADFRDE from the coding sequence ATGAGCGCGGAGCTGAGTACGTCGGAGACCACGCGGAGCTTCAGGGCGGCTCGGGACTTTTTGGTGGCGCATCGGGAGGAGTACGAGACGGCGTATCGGGAGTTTCGGTGGCCGGAGTTCGAGCGGTTCAACTGGGCCAAGGACTGGTTCGACGCGCTGGCGGTGGAACAGCCCGAGGTGGCGGCGCTGACGATCGTTGAAGAGGACGGCGCGGTTCGGACGCTGACGTACGCCGAGATGGCCGAGCGGTCGAGGCGCGTGGCCGGCTGGCTTTCGGCGAACGGCCTCAAGCAGGGTGATCGCGTACTGATCGTCCTAGGCAACGTCGTACCGCTGTGGGAGATCATGCTGGCCTGTATCCGGCTTGGCGCCGTAATGATCCCCGCGACAACTCTCCTCACTGACGCCGACCTAGCCGACCGCATCACCCGCGGCGAGGTCCGCTGCGTAGTAACCGCCTCGGCGGACATAGACCGCTATGCCGGCATCGCCGACCAGTGCCTTCGCGTAGCCGTCGGAGAGCTCGACGGGAGCCACGCCCAGGCAGACGCTGCCGCGGGTTGGCTGAGGTACGACGAGACCGTGGAGTACGCGGACGACGTACCGGATGTTGACACCGCTGCGGACGACCCGATGCTGCTCTACTTCACCTCCGGCACCACTAGCCAGCCGAAGCTCGTGGAGCACAGCCACGTCAGCTATCCCGTCGGACACCTCTCGACGATGTACTGGATCGGCCTGCAGCCCGGAGACATCCACCTCAACGTCTCGTCACCCGGTTGGGCCAAACACTCCTGGAGCAACGTATTCGCGCCATGGAATGCAGGAGCGACCGTCTTCATCTACAACTACACCCGGTTCGACGCGGCCAAGATGCTCGACGTGCTGGCGACGTACGGCGTGACCACGTTCTGCGCTCCCCCGACGGTCTGGCGGATGCTGATCCAGGCCGACCTGTCCGCCGTCGACGTGGCGATTCGCGAGTGCATCTCGGCCGGTGAGCCGCTCAACCCCGAGGTGATCGAGCAGGTCCGCTCGGCCTGGGACATCACCATCCGGGACGGTTTCGGCCAGACCGAGACGACCGCGCAGATCGGCAACTCCCCCGGCCAGCCGGTCAAACCCGGGTCGATGGGCCGGCCGACGCCCGGTTACGCGATCGCCCTGATCGACCCGGCCACGGACGAGATCGGCGACGACGGCGAGATCTGCATCGAGCTCGGGCCGCGACCGGTCGCCCTGATGCGCGGTTACCGCGACGCGCCCGTGCTGACCGATGAGGTGATGCGCGGCGGTTTCTACCACACCGGTGATGTCGCCAGCCGGGACGAGGACGGCTACATCACGTACGTCGGCCGGGCGGATGACGTGTTCAAGGCGAGCGACTACAGGATCTCGCCGTTCGAGCTCGAGTCGGTGCTGATCGAGCACCCGGCCGTCGCCGAGGCGGCCGTGGTGCCCTCGCCCGACCCGGTCCGGCTCGCGGTGCCGAAGGCGTACGTCGTCCTCGCGGGCGGGTACGAGCCGAGCCGGGAGCTGGCCGGCGAGATCCTGGCGTATTGCCGGGAGCACCTCGCGGCGTACAAACGGATCCGGCGGATCGAGTTCGCCGAACTGCCGAAGACCATCTCCGGCAAGATCCGCCGGGTCGAACTGCGCACGAGCGAGGCCGAAAGAACCGATCGAGGCGAATACTCGTACGACGAGGCCGATTTCCGGGACGAGTAA